GAAAATGATCATagtttatatgaaaaaaaatacctGAAACTAGGTTAAAACTTCTGGGTCTGTTacagaaaacaaagaaagaaaggagaagcaACTCTCTTCTTGCCTTTCTCTATGGCATGCTCGAGAAGAATTTGGGGCTACTGGCCGAAGGCAAAGCAAGCAATGAAGGAGATAAAGGAGAGACAGGGGACAGAGGGCAAATTAGGGCGTGAAAACTAAAATGGATGTAAACTGAGGAGAAGGCAGGGATTAGAAAACAGAGAATTTCGGGGATTAGGGGCGTAACGTATTAGGGGTGTATTAggcaatacattgaaccaaacaccTGCTTAAGAAGGGCTTAAGTGGGGCCcacggattaggggtgtattggctaatccaatacacccaaccaaacatagtgTAAATGTTACAGAATTAGAAGAAAAGGGTGTTTCTTCACAATCATCTATTAAAAAGACGCTGCTCATactcacatatatttcacatatatatttcaaCTCTGTTAAAATATGACAATACATAATTCAACTTCGAAATTTGATTGTACACTTATTTGATGATACACTTTCAAATACGGTATCCTCATTTGATGGTATGTACCCAAATACTCCCATTTGAAGatgatcttaataatatttttcccATCCAGTTACAATACCACAACCAAATAGCttctatatatataaacttagGAGGGTGTCGACCATCAGTGTCCCAACACCCAGaatatattttctttcaaatcaGGTACAAGGGTGTCAGCCATCAATGTCTCAGCACTAGAATTTTTTTCGGTACTTGAAAAAAGTGATATCGGCCATATAGTATCCCAACCCAATTTTTTTATCTGATAAAGTGAGTGTCGACCATCAATATGCCAGCAcccaaaaaatattatattttaatattataaagtgGTGCTGGCCAATTATCTCCcaaccaaaattttttcaaatactGGTATAAATGAATACTAGTGTGCTACTGTATGAAAAAGAATATATCCAAGTGCTGGCCATTAAGTCCCCCAActccaaatattaatttttttaagtctgacacaATCATCAGACAATGATTAGGTCAAAAATCATGATGGTGCTAGCCATTAAATTCCCTAACCCCATTTTACTCTACATTTCAAGTCATTTGATTGATTGTTTTTTaacctaaattatttttataattaattattttagatcattttaataaaataatcatattttttaaagAGATAAACAACTCACCACAAAATTTACTTTATCCAGATCAAAAAACGAATACCTAACTATATAATTAAAGGGTAGATAAATGAACATATCAGCACACTTTGTCACACATTAACATATAATCCTTCGATTTTGACATTtcaactaaatttttaataaatatatcacaATTTACCTGCTCATTCTCACATGTATCTCAGTAAGTTCAAAAACAATCtcagtatatataagccatgtaTGTATGTAGAAGTTTCGGGGTCTTGTTAAGTCCACGTCGGCTTTTGGGCTCTCTCCGTCGTCTTTTCTACATACGGCCTACCTCCATTTTCTTCCCACAAACCAGAAATTCCTCTTCAATTACTACAGTCAAAGAGAGAGAGAAACTAAGAGAAACCATGAATTCAGTTATTACCGGTAATTTCAAACCCGCGTTTTTCCCGAGTCAACTCAGTAAAACCTCGGCACGATTCTTGTTCAGACCCTTCACCACACTCGTCTTCACAAGAAGTTTAACCGCTAAAGTTCGTGCCTTCGTTGAAACCAAGCCAACGTTATGCAATAGCAAAACCCGAATAAAAGGGGTTAATTTTGATGCCAAAGTTATTTGTCTTGTTGCTTATAGCATTACTTTACTCTTTGGTAGGCACCGATTGTGGTGGAGAAAGAGGAGAGCGGCGGCGGCAGCGGCAGCTGTGGTTTAGCTTGTCCCATTTGTTATAACCCATTAACGGTGATTAGTGATTCCCCTATATACGTGTGAGTTGCTGTTATtattcccccccccccaaaaaaatgaATTTCAAATTGGGTTTGAATTAGTTTTGGATTTGGAATGGAACAGGGGATCAACAGTTGGGTCTAATTTGCAATGTAATACATGCAAAAAGACTTACTCTGGTACCCAAACGCATCTTGACCTTGTTGCCTCAAGTGGGTCTAAGCAATATGATGAATCCATGCCGCTAGCCACCGAACTCTTCAGGTTAAAGTGATGTTTTCATACATGGTTAAGTCTTGATTTAACTGCGATCTTTATATTCAGGTTGAGATGGTTTTAGGTGGGAACTTTAGCTCGGTTTTTTTGTTATTGCATGTTCTCGTGTTTAATACCAGTCCCGAGTTTGTAAAGTTGTAGGCTTTCTTGATATTCAAGTTGAGCCACCTATTGCCAATTCGGTTTATGCTGGGAACCTAACATGGTAGTACAGTTCATGTTCTGTTTTGTTGTTTACCACAGCCTTATGAACCATTTTCGATGTTGTTGCTGCGTATGCCTGCAATTGACTAGTACATGTCCTTTGATGTTATGTCCTAAGTTAGTTTTGCTTTTATCTTACTTGTTCGTTGCATATTGGGATTGTTTTCATAACCAGGACTCCAGTGGTGTCCTTTCTCTACGAGAGAGGCTGGCgtcaaaattttgtatttggcgGCTTTCCAGGTCCAGAGAAAGAGGTAACATGACAATTTCTACGATTTTGTTCATCAGGAAGGGACTATGAAGTGGTAACATGACAAAACATCCGTTTCTAATCATCCTACAATTTCAACATAACATGCATGGAATGGTTTTTCACTCTATCCATGCCATTGTTGTTTTATAGTCTTTTCTATTAATATATTGATGGTGCCGCAGTTGATGTAAGGATTGCCTACTTCCCCCTAAGAGGTATCGTTTGTTCCAGAGGCAAGTTTTGTCCTTTGAGAAAATCCACCTTGTTAGGGAAAGGGGTGACCATTGCGTTATAAAGCCACAATCCAATCTTTAGGTCGTTGATATGGGATCGTATTACCCCTCAATGTGAGTCACTAATTAACTATTGATATACATTGCAGTTTGATATGGCAAAGAATTACCTAAAGCGAGTGCTAGGTGGAAAGATCGTTGATGCTAGTTGTGGCAGCGGGATGTTCACCAGGCTTTTCGCCAAGAGTGGATTATTTTCACAGGTTATTGCTTTGGACTACTCAGAAAACATGCTGCGACAATGCTATGAGTTCATCGAGCAAGAGGAAAACTTCCCCAAAGAGTATGAGTTTACCTTTAGTTTAAGCTAATCTCATTAGATATGTGAAAGTATGtaattttaaatacttatgaATGTTACATCCGATTTTTCATTCTCACTTTTTGTTTCAAAGGAAAGTGACCTTGGTCCGAGCTGATATCTCTCGACTTCCTTTTGAGTCAAGTTCAATCGATGCTGTGCATGCTGGTGCTGCTTTGCACTGTTGGCCTTCACCATCAACCGCTGTAAGCATTTCTTTCAACTGTGGTGATTAACTAATCATTCTGGGCTTATTGCTCCTAATTACTGGATGCTTACTTGTGGCATAATGTATTGAGCTTTTATATTTTACAGTTCATGTTTTAAGTGATCCTAAAACTTTTCATCTAGGTAGCTGAAATAAGTCGAGTTCTTCGACCAGGCGGTGTTTTTGTCGCTACCACCTACATAGTTGATGGGCCGTTTACATTTCTGCCATTTGTGAATACTTTCCGACAGGTAAACTATTTCACCTTCGTAATGACATTGACCACAAGTTTAAATGTTCATCATTCAATGCACAACCGGAATCCAGAATTGGCCACTTGATTTTGTATCCTAAATCAAATTCGTTGATATCGTTAATGGTATTGAACTCATCGAATTCATTTTCATTGTTGGGTGTAGAATATGATGGGAATTGCTGGTAGCTATTTCGCCGTTTCGGAACGAGAACTCGAAGATCTGTGCCGAACTTGTGGACTAGTTGGTTTTACATGCATGAGAAACGGACCGTTTGTGATGATATCTGCTAGAAAACGCAGCAGTTAAGCAAATCTCAATGATTTTACAAACTAAACAGTGTATAGTCTACAGAGggtttttcttttgattcaagtTTATGGTTCTGGTGGGCTTTTTATTGTAGTAAAGATAATGTGCATTATGAAGGATGAGAGATCATTTTTATCTTTAATGTTGGGTTCAAATTACGATTGCAAATTGTACAACTTCGACTATTAGATGCAATGAGAGACCCGACCCATGTCCCAACTTGGGTTATTGGGCTCACACCATCCATCGCTGGAAATAAATATAAAggtaaactaaaaattttcatcaagacaaaaagtttataatttaagcTTACATAGTTCTATCCTTTTTATCCTGTTTAAAATTATAAACGGTAAGCTTGACAGTTAAAAAATtcggtataataataaatttagctctcaacttttacatattatatcaatttagtcataattttaaaaaattaaccttcaaaatttacaaaaattctcaatttaatcctaattctaaaaattcaaagaaatatataaaactacataaacattttaaatatattcataataaatttaataaatgtataaaaataaaaaagttatgttaaaaaacataatattaaatattaaataaatatacttaaattaatataaaaaattttaaattttatatattatttttttaacaatattttttatttttattatatttttaaattatttattaaattttttaaaaaatatttatgtatttttatatgtttcttttaatttttttggaattaggatcaaattgagaccattaataaattttcaagattaatttttaaaattatgactaaattgatataatatgtacaAGTTGAGGGCAAATTTTGTTATCATATCGATTTTTAAACTGCTACGTCAGCTGGCCATTGTGATTTTAACAAGAGTGACCGATATGATCGAACTATGTAACGCGAGTATTTAAAttgcaaactttttattttgagttcctaaaatgaatttttgttaTAGTTGGGTGACTATCTGTAGTTTAccttaaatataattaaacaattaattttttgCATAAAAAGATCTCTCTGTCTCTGATCCATCTCATTGTCAAAATTAAGCAAATTGATCCCTCTCAAAAGAATTAGAGTAATTATTccttatcaattttaaaattgaacaactaaggacaattaatcacaatattgatatttttatcaattgtacatattttgtattgttataataacaaatttaacccttaaattttacgcattctatcaatttgatgttaatttaataaatttaacttgcAACACCTACATATTCTATCAACATTTACATTGAATATCTAAACATCAAAGGCTTAAATTGTTATTGTGCCAATCTAAATTATGCACAATTGATAGAAAACATTAATACCGTGATTGATTATTCTTAATTGATCCGATTTTTCAAAAGGCACTAAATTGCTGGACTTTAAATTTGAGAGGGACcagaaaggtttttttttcttctttttttactttgTCTCCTACGTGGGACTTCCCATCTCACCACATTGGTGTATCTCTCTCCTTTGTTCATGCTTTGGACACGTGTCATTCCAGTATGCCATATTGAGCTCTCCATGACGTCCCGTTATGTGTCAGGCACCGTCCCGAACAAGCGACTCCGTTGGCCTTTTTACTTCTTTCGGCTCTCTTCAGTTTCTTAAGCTGAGTTACCTATGATagatatcaaattaatttaatgtcgtactattaaaaatgtatataaaattaaatttgaataaatttaatatttattatttaacaaatattatttacagtttgaaatagttaatattttaaaatttttatagttttgtaaataaatttttttatttagaattaaattacaattaaaaatgttaaatttattcaatttaaatctatttgattcttttaatagtataaagattaatttgatCCAATCCCTATAACCTTTATGTTGATTTCcgataaatgtgatttttttttgtgaaattattgtgAATACGACTGTTCCTATCTTTATAAAtacgatttttatttttattttttaagatagTAAATGAATCgaatttaaatgaataatttttttaatgatgatggtttgttcatttttctatttctcaactaatttttttatcaaaactaTTTCTAAACTAattcatattttgttttatgttgattgaattgttaaagatatgtgacccaaatttttattaaataaaatacgataaaGGCTGTACAAGCGAAATCCGTATAAAAGTATGATTCTTCTATTtgatgttaattaaaataaagtgttttaacattactgcattatttctatttgaccttgattagaatatggttttacaaacctataaatagatgtagttgtCTCTCttcttgtatcattcgaatttgacatagtgaattttatttttctctgcctgtggtttttcttaagggtttccacataaaatctgtgtgttctatttttctctcttttcttgccATTAtcgacattttatttttatagattgaatatttcaaatttataattatttttatttatattcgttttttttaacttaattaaatatctTCGTGGTGAGAATTTTTTACATTAGTGAGGGTGTAATTTTGGGGACGCAGTCGTGAAGTTAGATAAAACATAATAACATTAATTGTGACtgtaagtaatttttaaaaaataataaaaatttaaagggaGAGATTTACTTATTTCAATATGGAATCAATATTGTTAAGCTGttcacatttttaatattttaataatttaattattatattttatatttaatttatttagatcaagtttgatatgaattaaatttttaaattattttgtatatgtaaAAAGCTTTCtaacaatttaataaatattaaggaCAATAAAATTAGGTTTACGAGGACTTGGCTAAACACTACACTTATTTACTCGGATCTTCCTCTCCAACATCTTTCCACAACTTCCCGTTTTTGCTAGAACTTACCTAAACCCTCCTCTACGTTCTAATATCTTTCAAAAGATGACACCGCATCAGTTGTCAGTTATGGATTTTATCTTGTTGGAAAATAAGACGACAAGTTTGAGTGGGTAACGTTAAGACGTATTGATCGGAAGTGGGAAACACATGGGTTTATTGAAAATCACTTGAAACCCTCTTTGAGGCAGACAAATTATAATGTCTCCAGAAAAAGaatatttaattatcaaaatttcattcaacagtaatattaaaattaagatttatcaAAAAATCTTAACATATAATCAGTGATAATACTCTCATGTGTTTAAGTCACGTGATTTAATAATCTCAATCAAGTTCAAAGTGTAATAACTAATTTctgtttaaattaatttttttattaaaataaataaaatcaacgGTTGATATAAATTCTTCGGTCAACAAAACCCGAAAGGAAATAAATAGtcaaataaatggaaaattaaaaaagaggaaaatgtcaATTATTCAAAATGGTCTAACATTGCAGCCTTTGAAAGATGACCAAATTTCGTCACCTTCTATTTTTCATCACTGCTTACGTTCTCTTAACTTCAAATTTttatctaaaaagaaaaaaaaaaccctccaaATTTTACCCAAAACACAAATTTTTAAcgatattatattatattactataGACCCTATCACGTTTCGTGTtgagttttagtttaattaatatcgatattattgtcaatataggAGGATGTGGTTCGAATGcgttgaaacgcattatcctcctatttaagagttgaAGGAAGGTTATaagtagttttaggcattgtataaaaaataacatatatattaaaaacctataatgagattaatgtttaaaaaatttattaattattttttaatcaaattataaagtaaatatttgaatattaaaatatacttaaGTCTATGTActcttttttatatttgaaatttaatctttatatctATTTTTCGAACTTAAAATTTCAGATTCAATTGTTAACACAACAACATtaatttcttttgttaaatttgttggtgtggtattttgaattttttttttaaaaactcactTCGTAGTCATGTAACAAAAAATGGCATTGCAATtgacttaaatttaacaaataattttattactattaacAATTCTGAAAAGTTATATCAACATtttgatcaaaataaaatatttgagctAATCAaagacattttaaaaattaagttatcaATTTATGTTGAAAAGTCGAAGTATAAAGATATAATCTTAAATCCGAATGTAGCATAGGGatcaatattgaaatttgatcattattttataattttaaatttgattgtaGCATAAGTAGTACAGTTTAAGTTTGACCATTTTTCTAtataatgaaaaaagaaagaaagaaaggttgaTTGCACGTTTCAACCAACCAGTTCAATTCAGTCAAACAACCATGATTCTAAGTTTTGACGCTTTatacatttggaatttaatcctacttttattttcaataatttaatccctttactttGTAGATTTAAAAATCTGTTTTCGAATCATATATAACCGTATATCATTTAATTGAAAACTAAATGatataaattgtttaaaataattaaaaacattataaaatatagaGAGCAAattatttgagaaattaaaggataatgattaaatttcaagCTTAAGTATATCagagggactaaatttaaaaacaatccattttataaaatgcaaaaaaaaaagtttttagaaTTTAGCGGCTAATACTGTggaaattttatgttaattttattgGTGTAacattctaaaatttaaaaagtattcaCTCAATAATCATGTGACAAAAAAAACTATTGTAATAGATATGAATTTAACAAAGAATTTTAATGATGTcaataattcttaaattttatgttagcattttaattagaataaaatatttaaattaatttatgacaTTATGAATATTATAGtaccaaattatattaaaaattaaatcttaaatttgagtATAATTGTATAGggatttaaattgaaatttaaccatttttatataATCTAAAGAGATAGAGGACCTTGAAATTTAACTGTGTTAATAATGTTgtaaaagagaaaaggaaagggCACTTGTCAAAGAAGGTTCCTAGTATAGAAACACGGAGATAGATATGTTAGATGAAAAGGGTGTGATGAAGTGCAAAGGTCTGTAGCTTTTGAAGCAGCTGCTTTCGAACCTGAAAATGGTGAGAGAGACATAAAAGGAGGGGTCTCTCCCTATCTCACAAGTGGGGAGAACAATGAAGTTAAAAGCATTTGGGaagatattattattaaatgaattaattcagtttttatattattaaaaatgtaatgacccaaaattcacgggcatcgaaaaagtgtaatatcgggcctccgtcttaataAACCAAgtttgtaaataattattaaaaatatttatgagtctagtagtgtgtttaattagattttaattaagtgaatttagcttaattaagagaaaGTAGGAAGAAGGATTagattgaataaggggtaaaagttgaattatagattaaaagaaaatataaaggaccaaaatggaaaatatgcCATTAAGTAATAGTTGAGGcggtaattaatattataatataatagcataaattattatttaattgatattatattattaaattaatgaattatatatatttatatatattaaagccaaatgtatggtaataaaatatacatgtgtaataaaaatAAGCATACAATTGTAATTCATGGatttaaattacttattatttaagtacatatatatttattatttattattaagtaaaagatatttattaattaaataattacattataagatttttatgtgataaataaattaaataaagataaatgtATGATGATGATTTAATACAAGTGTATGGTAATAGTAATTACAtgtgtaataataataaatatatgtatttaataataaaatatgtattgcttattaattaagtaaatatatattattatattattataattaaaacaaaacaaaacaaataaaataaaataaaaaggaattgaaaaagagaaacagAGAATAGAAACGAAAACAGAGtaggggaaagaaagaaaaagagaaagagaaagaaagaaagggaaaactagggtttaaggttttaaagctttaaaaggtaagtcaatcaagtccttttcttttaattttgatgttttagaagtcttagaacaaagttttgttgaattgAAGCTAAATTTTTGTAAGTTCTTAGATTTTTGAACATgattcatgttgaacaaattgttAAATTAGGGGTTTGGTTTATAGAGTttctagttaaaattgataaaatgattaaattgtaatagTTGAGTTAAATGTGGCAAGAAATTAAGTAGAAAAGAAATATGAATTAagttagaaaagtaagtaaacttagttaggattaaattgggaataaataggaattgaataaaaatcaattatttattataatttaatgctgtgtttaatagtaaaaattattattttcatagctAACAAAGAACTCGAGGCATCGGCATCGAAAGTAATGGAGAAAGCTAttgaggactaaaacgggagatttacagtttgtattactataattcaaataactTATTACTAAatgctatatttaaatttatatgtgtGGTAAGTGAAATATaaggtaagtattattattaagttgaaaaaaatttaatcgaatgatgaatatatgtgtggaattgaattgaatatattggcttgaaaaatgaaaaggtgagttttgaattgaattgtgattgaaagtgaaaaggtggaattgaattgaaatgtgaatttggagaccctattaactagtcgggctgagtcggatatagttggcatgccataggattggaagagttcagggatacttcaacctcaagtcgatgagacattggatgtcactatatttcttcagatagattcgatgaggtactgggtaccaactttcttcgactttgccaatgagacactgggtgtcaactattgcttcgaactatccgatgaggcactgggtgtcataCTGGAGTGTTTGGCTGGATCCGTGTATACGTCAAAGTCCGAGTTTTATTAATAGGGGTAAATTATGAAATGATAAACCGAATGAGTTGATCAATCGAGCTACTGAAATgagatgaaaaagttgaattgtgagttgaaatgtgatatgagattgaggaaTGAACTTAAGGTTCATGATGTGTCCAAGTTCAAATTGtggatatatgatattaattgatgaattgttatagttgaaatatgaaatttgagtttaaatttgtATGTGTGATTTGTGCATTACATGTTTATTGTTGTTAtaattgaattatggtaataccactgagtatgaaatactcagcgtacagttATTTCCGTGCGTAAGTCGATAGAAGTCAAAGGTTCCGGTTTAGCGTCCAGATCAATCCCGACTTCAGCATAACTTCGGTGATGTATTTTTTATTTggtaaatgtggcatgtacttcGGTCTTATTAAAGAGTCTTGTAAGTTTTGGTTGTAAAGAATTGGTCTCTAATGTTTGAATGATAAATGAAACGttaagttataaaaaaaaatgaaatcaattaataacaaatatttatatgaatttatgattatattataatacgtttgttatttatttaagaattatttgtaaattatttgatatgtccggtaatgtctcgtaaccctatttcggcaacggtttagggttagggtgtGTTACAAAAAAGGTTTAAAAAGTTAGATttgtaaaaaaagttaaatttgtaatgttataaaaaatgtttagatattaaataaaatatttttatttacagaattataaaattttaaaaaatattagttatgttaaatggtaaattatattttttaaacaataaatgctaactttattttaatttggtcttattaaatttttttaataatactataattaaattgattcatttaggcataatgacttatttagccttctaattttataaaaatagcaTTTTAGCCCATTTTCAGCTTTTTAGCTCATGAACTTGCATTGTTTGTCAAACCAcctcaaaatggatggaaaagttaacgTCTGTTAACTTTGCTGGCGTAGCATCCACATGTATGTCTATTagcaattaattatatttttaaattaaaatattgaaaaatatatatttttataaattttatactttttaaataatttatataatttttttgaatttttttaaatttaaaaatttaatttattgctATTGCGGCATCCACGTATATTTTTATACGCCACGTAACCGAAGTTAACAAACCTTacatttttcatccattttggatAGAGTTGATAAACAACACAAGTTTAATAGTTAaaaaagacgaaaaattaaatggaaggctaagatgatttttttattataaaattgtaATGCCAAATAAGTCATTGTACTATCCATTTAATAGTAGAAGATCTATTCTGATTAGATCCCTATAATAGAACGACCTCTCGTATATATTAGAAGGTTAAATAAACCATTGTATTATCcattttatagtaaaatatattttaatcagaTCCCTATAATAGAACGATCTCTCATATATATCCACCTAACAACAAAGCTAGGAATTGTTTTAT
The genomic region above belongs to Gossypium hirsutum isolate 1008001.06 chromosome D05, Gossypium_hirsutum_v2.1, whole genome shotgun sequence and contains:
- the LOC107900883 gene encoding uncharacterized methyltransferase At1g78140, chloroplastic isoform X1; the encoded protein is MYVCRSFGVLLSPRRLLGSLRRLFYIRPTSIFFPQTRNSSSITTVKEREKLRETMNSVITGNFKPAFFPSQLSKTSARFLFRPFTTLVFTRSLTAKVRAFVETKPTAPIVVEKEESGGGSGSCGLACPICYNPLTVISDSPIYVGSTVGSNLQCNTCKKTYSGTQTHLDLVASSGSKQYDESMPLATELFRTPVVSFLYERGWRQNFVFGGFPGPEKEFDMAKNYLKRVLGGKIVDASCGSGMFTRLFAKSGLFSQVIALDYSENMLRQCYEFIEQEENFPKEKVTLVRADISRLPFESSSIDAVHAGAALHCWPSPSTAVAEISRVLRPGGVFVATTYIVDGPFTFLPFVNTFRQNMMGIAGSYFAVSERELEDLCRTCGLVGFTCMRNGPFVMISARKRSS
- the LOC107900883 gene encoding uncharacterized methyltransferase At1g78140, chloroplastic isoform X2; this translates as MYVCRSFGVLLSPRRLLGSLRRLFYIRPTSIFFPQTRNSSSITTVKEREKLRETMNSVITGNFKPAFFPSQLSKTSARFLFRPFTTLVFTRSLTAKAPIVVEKEESGGGSGSCGLACPICYNPLTVISDSPIYVGSTVGSNLQCNTCKKTYSGTQTHLDLVASSGSKQYDESMPLATELFRTPVVSFLYERGWRQNFVFGGFPGPEKEFDMAKNYLKRVLGGKIVDASCGSGMFTRLFAKSGLFSQVIALDYSENMLRQCYEFIEQEENFPKEKVTLVRADISRLPFESSSIDAVHAGAALHCWPSPSTAVAEISRVLRPGGVFVATTYIVDGPFTFLPFVNTFRQNMMGIAGSYFAVSERELEDLCRTCGLVGFTCMRNGPFVMISARKRSS
- the LOC107900883 gene encoding uncharacterized methyltransferase At1g78140, chloroplastic isoform X3, giving the protein MYVCRSFGVLLSPRRLLGSLRRLFYIRPTSIFFPQTRNSSSITTVKEREKLRETMNSVITGNFKPAFFPSQLSKTSARFLFRPFTTLVFTRSLTAKVRAFVETKPTAPIVVEKEESGGGSGSCGLACPICYNPLTVISDSPIYVGSTVGSNLQCNTCKKTYSGTQTHLDLVASSGSKQYDESMPLATELFRTPVVSFLYERGWRQNFVFGGFPGPEKEFDMAKNYLKRVLGGKIVDASCGSGMFTRLFAKSGLFSQVIALDYSENMLRQCYEFIEQEENFPKEKVTLVRADISRLPFESSSIDAVHAGAALHCWPSPSTALK